From Neobacillus sp. PS2-9, the proteins below share one genomic window:
- a CDS encoding AtpZ/AtpI family protein, whose product MKHKFTKYLGRITENLEIGLEEKWIYVHYTKGSIEKTACLLKNENKSEEAYLEAFLEENKVSEEMRKEIKTFFINGQSQSDKHWKDSTNFLMKAVSLNMVFGIAIAISVFAGYKLGDLLDNRYDIYPLFTLIGIFLGIGVGGATVYSLVHKYFLTSQKNEIPEPKVEQIKDYPVIEVSIDEVRKAVRTFSDNLPKGVYRTILVKEDHSIDFNQLAPILGGVPSKDFYMSKETYDLFEEHEKQIPIEMDMVQKAVDQYVKDHKEFPMLKFDPQHRVNYYQLLQDHYLKKTPEIQFYLTDLDGLITHIKPKKKNSSLS is encoded by the coding sequence ATGAAACACAAGTTCACTAAATATTTAGGTAGAATTACGGAAAACCTAGAAATTGGACTAGAAGAGAAATGGATTTATGTTCACTATACAAAAGGATCAATTGAAAAAACAGCGTGTCTGTTAAAGAATGAAAATAAATCAGAGGAAGCATATCTTGAGGCTTTTCTTGAAGAAAATAAGGTGTCTGAGGAAATGAGAAAAGAAATTAAAACATTTTTTATAAACGGACAGTCACAAAGCGATAAACATTGGAAGGATTCGACAAACTTTCTAATGAAAGCCGTGTCCTTGAATATGGTTTTTGGTATAGCTATTGCTATCTCCGTTTTTGCTGGCTATAAACTAGGTGATTTATTAGATAATCGTTATGATATCTACCCTTTATTTACTCTAATTGGGATATTTCTAGGTATTGGTGTTGGAGGGGCTACCGTTTATTCATTGGTCCATAAATATTTTCTAACCTCACAAAAAAATGAGATACCTGAACCAAAAGTGGAACAAATTAAAGACTATCCCGTTATAGAAGTTAGTATCGATGAGGTTCGAAAAGCGGTTAGAACCTTTTCCGATAATTTACCAAAGGGTGTCTATAGGACCATCCTGGTTAAAGAGGATCATAGTATCGACTTCAACCAACTTGCTCCCATCCTCGGAGGTGTCCCATCTAAAGATTTCTATATGTCTAAAGAAACTTATGATTTATTTGAAGAGCATGAGAAACAAATCCCCATCGAAATGGATATGGTGCAAAAGGCTGTTGACCAATATGTAAAGGACCATAAGGAGTTTCCTATGTTAAAATTTGATCCGCAGCACAGAGTGAATTATTATCAGTTATTACAAGACCACTATCTAAAGAAAACACCCGAAATCCAATTTTATCTCACAGACCTAGATGGATTAATCACACATATAAAACCAAAGAAAAAAAACTCCTCTCTATCTTGA
- the alaP gene encoding alanine permease AlaP codes for MSNNTHGKELHRGLEERHITLMSLGAAIGVGLFLGSATAIKMAGPGILLGYAFSGLIMFFIMRALGEMAIQKPVAGSFSKYARDYLGPLAGYITGWNYWFLWVVTCMAEITAVGIYMEYWYPDVPRWIWALAALVIMATVNFLAVKAYGELEFWFALIKIVTILAMIVVGAGMIFFGLGNGGIATGIHNLWQHGGLFPNGIKGVLLSLQMVMFAYLGIEMIGVTAGEVKNPEKSLARAIDSVFWRILIFYVGALFVIMSIYPWEEIGTKGSPFVLTFEKIGIPGAAGIINFVVLTAALSSCNSGIFSTARMLFNLAEHGEAPKNFGKVTKNGVPGMAVIASAGALLIGVVLNYIVPAKVFTWVTSIATFGAIWTWAVILLSQIRYRKTLKPSEIKTLKYKVPFFPYTSYISLAFLAFVIGLMVYNPDTRIALVIGPLFLVFLVVVYYMKGFHKKESLQSSTKKRVS; via the coding sequence ATGAGTAATAACACTCATGGGAAAGAACTTCATCGCGGATTAGAAGAAAGGCATATTACGTTAATGTCATTAGGGGCAGCTATTGGAGTTGGTTTATTTCTTGGGTCTGCAACAGCGATAAAAATGGCTGGACCTGGGATTCTGCTCGGATATGCATTTAGTGGTTTAATCATGTTTTTTATTATGAGAGCCCTTGGAGAAATGGCTATTCAAAAACCTGTTGCAGGGTCATTTAGTAAATATGCAAGAGACTATTTAGGACCACTTGCTGGGTACATAACAGGCTGGAACTATTGGTTCTTATGGGTAGTTACCTGTATGGCAGAGATTACAGCCGTTGGAATTTATATGGAATATTGGTATCCGGATGTTCCACGCTGGATTTGGGCGTTAGCAGCTCTTGTCATCATGGCTACGGTTAATTTTCTTGCAGTAAAAGCATATGGAGAACTCGAATTTTGGTTTGCATTGATTAAAATTGTTACCATTCTGGCGATGATCGTTGTCGGAGCGGGGATGATTTTCTTCGGGTTAGGAAATGGCGGAATTGCAACTGGTATTCATAATTTATGGCAACATGGCGGTCTATTCCCTAATGGAATAAAGGGGGTTTTACTGTCATTACAGATGGTTATGTTTGCATACCTTGGCATTGAAATGATAGGTGTTACTGCAGGTGAGGTAAAGAATCCAGAAAAATCTCTTGCAAGGGCCATTGATTCTGTGTTCTGGCGTATTCTTATTTTTTACGTAGGGGCTTTGTTTGTTATCATGTCTATCTATCCTTGGGAAGAAATTGGAACAAAGGGAAGTCCGTTTGTACTTACATTCGAGAAAATTGGAATCCCAGGTGCAGCAGGAATTATTAACTTCGTTGTACTGACAGCTGCACTTTCATCTTGCAATAGCGGAATTTTTAGTACCGCAAGAATGTTGTTTAACCTTGCAGAGCATGGAGAAGCACCAAAAAATTTTGGTAAGGTTACGAAAAATGGGGTTCCAGGCATGGCTGTAATAGCTTCTGCTGGGGCCTTGTTAATCGGTGTTGTCTTAAATTATATCGTTCCGGCAAAAGTCTTTACATGGGTTACGAGTATTGCTACATTCGGAGCTATTTGGACGTGGGCCGTCATCCTTTTATCACAAATTCGTTACCGTAAAACGTTAAAGCCAAGTGAAATAAAAACATTAAAATATAAGGTGCCGTTCTTCCCTTATACCTCTTATATTTCCTTAGCGTTTTTAGCATTTGTTATTGGTTTGATGGTATATAATCCAGATACTCGAATTGCGTTAGTTATTGGGCCGCTATTTTTAGTATTCTTGGTGGTAGTTTACTATATGAAAGGATTCCATAAGAAAGAATCCCTTCAATCTTCAACGAAAAAACGTGTAAGCTAA
- a CDS encoding ATP synthase F0 subunit B, with translation MGDFSLFGLPVSLGTMIYQAIIFTILVFILKKLVFKKMVDILEKRKHHIERQLLLTEQYKLEAEQHLEASKDVLKQAKKEAREIRTYSESEAKQIIHDAKVEAKNIVKKAKEEAFLQHARPFSHSDQIKEGA, from the coding sequence TTGGGCGACTTTTCATTATTCGGACTTCCAGTTTCTTTAGGGACCATGATTTATCAAGCTATCATTTTTACCATTCTTGTTTTTATACTAAAAAAGTTGGTTTTTAAAAAGATGGTGGATATTCTTGAGAAGAGGAAACACCACATCGAAAGACAGCTACTTTTAACTGAACAGTATAAGCTGGAAGCGGAACAACACTTAGAAGCGAGCAAAGACGTTCTTAAACAGGCAAAAAAAGAGGCAAGAGAGATCCGAACGTATTCTGAGAGTGAAGCAAAGCAAATTATTCATGACGCTAAAGTAGAGGCCAAAAATATAGTAAAAAAAGCAAAAGAAGAGGCCTTTTTGCAACATGCCCGACCCTTTTCACACTCAGACCAAATAAAAGAGGGGGCATAA
- a CDS encoding 5'-nucleotidase, lipoprotein e(P4) family has translation MTITVFLGCCSYTKAQTIQGTQAKLHEQNTMSVLWFQQSGEAKALYYQGYNLGKLRLDDYLGKKKKHTSLKPAIVLDIDETILDNSPYLASYAVSGNGNPFDWSKWFNRAEAKPLPGALEFLKYADSKGIEIFYITNRFEAQKNATIKNLKMVGAPQADREHVLLLQPGEKGKESRRQYVAKTHDIVLLFGDNLGDFSEFEGLSVKERIKETQKYKDIWGKKFIVLPNPMYGDWEEAIYNYDYRKTDEEKAKLRIENLEKR, from the coding sequence ATGACAATTACAGTATTTTTAGGATGCTGCAGCTATACGAAGGCACAAACTATCCAAGGTACACAAGCCAAGTTGCATGAACAAAATACGATGTCTGTATTATGGTTTCAACAATCTGGTGAAGCTAAAGCTTTATATTATCAAGGTTATAACTTAGGAAAATTAAGATTGGATGATTATTTAGGCAAAAAGAAGAAGCACACTAGCTTAAAGCCAGCTATTGTTTTGGATATCGATGAAACGATACTAGACAATAGTCCATACTTGGCTTCGTATGCTGTTTCAGGGAATGGAAACCCTTTTGATTGGAGTAAGTGGTTTAACCGTGCAGAAGCCAAACCTCTTCCAGGCGCGCTTGAATTTTTGAAGTATGCAGATTCTAAAGGAATTGAGATATTTTACATAACAAATCGTTTTGAAGCACAGAAAAATGCAACAATTAAAAACTTAAAAATGGTGGGTGCTCCACAAGCAGATAGAGAACATGTCCTATTACTTCAACCAGGTGAAAAAGGGAAAGAGTCAAGGCGCCAATATGTAGCCAAAACACATGATATTGTCCTATTATTTGGCGATAATTTAGGCGATTTTAGTGAATTTGAAGGATTATCCGTCAAAGAAAGAATAAAGGAAACTCAAAAATACAAAGATATATGGGGAAAGAAATTTATCGTTCTACCTAATCCAATGTATGGGGATTGGGAAGAAGCCATTTATAATTATGATTATAGGAAAACGGACGAAGAAAAAGCTAAACTAAGGATAGAAAACCTGGAGAAAAGATAG
- a CDS encoding permease, which translates to MFGITLPQSFYQMNTIFISILIEALPFVTLGVLISGIIQIFVTEEMIARIMPKNKILAVIFACFLGILFPSCECGIVPIVSRLVSKGVPISAGIAFMLTAPIINPVVLFATFIAFGSDWKIALYRALGAIIVSILVGILIAYGYKDSPFKEQFHHHHVHREKSLLKKIWQTLEHAVEEFFSMGKYLIIGSLIAAAVQTYVKTATLVSIGQGPVSSSFVMMTLSFILSLCSEADAFIASSFRTTFSTGSLLAFLVFGPMIDIKNLMMMLATFKKRLVFMIVTGVTITVFLYSLLF; encoded by the coding sequence ATGTTTGGAATAACATTACCGCAATCATTCTACCAAATGAACACTATATTTATCTCGATCCTAATTGAGGCATTGCCGTTTGTGACGCTGGGAGTTCTAATTTCTGGTATCATTCAAATTTTTGTTACAGAAGAAATGATAGCGAGGATTATGCCAAAAAATAAAATCCTAGCTGTCATTTTTGCTTGTTTTCTGGGGATATTATTTCCATCATGCGAATGCGGGATTGTTCCCATTGTTAGTCGTTTAGTATCAAAGGGTGTACCGATTTCAGCTGGGATTGCCTTTATGTTAACTGCACCGATTATTAATCCCGTTGTATTGTTTGCGACATTCATCGCGTTTGGAAGTGATTGGAAAATTGCGCTTTATCGTGCTTTAGGTGCTATCATTGTTTCCATTCTAGTTGGTATTTTAATCGCCTATGGCTATAAGGATTCTCCATTTAAAGAACAATTTCATCACCATCATGTACATCGAGAGAAGAGTTTGTTAAAGAAAATATGGCAAACACTTGAGCATGCAGTAGAGGAATTTTTCTCCATGGGTAAGTATTTAATTATTGGCTCCTTAATTGCTGCAGCCGTACAAACGTATGTTAAAACAGCTACACTTGTTTCTATAGGTCAAGGTCCAGTATCATCTTCCTTCGTGATGATGACACTATCATTCATTTTATCTCTATGTTCAGAAGCGGATGCTTTTATCGCTTCCTCGTTCAGAACGACTTTTTCTACAGGATCACTATTAGCATTTTTAGTATTTGGACCAATGATCGATATCAAAAATTTAATGATGATGTTGGCAACATTTAAAAAACGGTTGGTATTTATGATTGTGACAGGCGTAACAATTACCGTCTTTTTATACTCTTTATTGTTTTAA
- a CDS encoding MMPL family transporter gives MEKKWIKNYGNAVSGKKGRWIVLLAWLVLAAVLNVTLPQANSQKNEMAPNLAEETWSEQANKIAEKEFPASSGTPALLTWYRVSGITDNDLSLIQQYTKDVTENPVSSQDTIVPFYQFPLPVLKEQLSKDGTTLILPLSFKKGADKEKIAEGIKQLKDKSASIFSPDPTKAKIKDANKLILRVTGPAGIAQDATELFSQGDLSLLLGTVAIVLVLLLVIYRSPILALIPLLGVGIAYGVISPILGGIGKAGWAVFDSQALSIMTVLLFGAGTDYCLFLISRFRSYLEVEKDKRVAMIRSLKGSSGAIAMSGLTVVFSLLVLLLSKYGAIHRFAIPFSVSILIMMIASLTLIPALLSIFGRVSFFPLIPRTTEMQEERARKKGKSIPVKIKKEGFGLKLGDFIIKRPKLLMTATILFLGVFALFSTKIQYTYDTLSSFPKDMPSREGFDLIAEHFNPGELAPVQIILQTDGKESSVKTGVEKLPYVAHVSDPNQGAQDQNIVSYNVELDVNPYSNEAMDYIPDLRKKIESIMKNDGIADTSKKVWIGGQTAVQFDTRQTTTDDAFVIIPIVIGIIALLLLVYLRSITSMLYLIGTVLLSYFSALGLGWVVLHYLFDVDAIQGFIPLYSFVFIVALGEDYNIFMISSIWKKSKEMPLLQAIKEGVAESGAVITSAGLILAGTFAILTTLPIQVLVHFGTITAIGVLLDTFIVRPLLVPALTVLLGKWAFWPSKRNLLAVERNIEK, from the coding sequence TTGGAGAAAAAATGGATAAAAAATTATGGAAATGCAGTCAGTGGTAAAAAAGGAAGATGGATTGTCCTTTTGGCTTGGCTCGTCCTTGCCGCTGTTCTAAACGTGACTCTTCCTCAAGCCAATTCGCAAAAGAATGAAATGGCACCAAATTTAGCGGAGGAAACTTGGTCGGAGCAAGCAAATAAAATTGCCGAGAAGGAATTTCCAGCAAGCTCAGGGACTCCTGCGCTCCTAACCTGGTACCGAGTTTCAGGGATTACAGACAATGATCTTTCACTTATTCAGCAATATACAAAGGATGTAACGGAAAATCCGGTTTCATCCCAAGATACAATTGTTCCGTTTTATCAGTTCCCACTCCCTGTACTAAAGGAACAGTTATCTAAGGATGGAACAACACTCATTTTGCCCCTAAGCTTTAAAAAGGGGGCAGACAAGGAAAAGATTGCAGAAGGAATAAAACAATTAAAAGATAAATCAGCTTCGATATTTTCACCAGATCCAACGAAAGCAAAAATCAAAGATGCAAACAAGTTAATTCTGCGGGTAACAGGTCCTGCAGGTATCGCACAAGATGCAACAGAATTATTTAGCCAAGGGGATCTTTCCTTACTGCTTGGTACAGTTGCTATCGTTCTAGTACTCCTACTTGTTATTTACCGCTCCCCTATTTTAGCTCTTATCCCTTTACTTGGAGTAGGAATTGCATACGGGGTTATAAGTCCAATACTTGGAGGAATTGGTAAAGCAGGCTGGGCAGTCTTCGATTCACAAGCGCTTTCCATTATGACGGTACTACTCTTTGGCGCAGGAACAGACTATTGCTTATTCCTTATCTCAAGATTTAGAAGTTATTTGGAAGTAGAAAAAGATAAACGTGTGGCAATGATCCGCTCCTTAAAAGGTTCATCCGGAGCCATTGCGATGAGTGGTCTAACCGTTGTCTTTTCATTGTTAGTGTTATTGTTATCAAAATACGGTGCCATCCATCGTTTTGCTATACCTTTTAGCGTATCAATTTTAATTATGATGATTGCCAGCTTAACCTTGATTCCAGCCCTATTAAGCATTTTTGGCAGAGTCTCCTTCTTCCCGCTCATCCCACGTACAACTGAGATGCAAGAAGAACGGGCACGTAAAAAAGGAAAATCCATCCCAGTAAAAATAAAGAAAGAAGGGTTTGGATTAAAGCTGGGAGATTTCATTATTAAAAGGCCGAAGCTTCTAATGACGGCTACCATTCTCTTTCTAGGGGTATTCGCTTTATTCTCAACTAAGATCCAATATACGTACGATACCTTATCTTCTTTTCCAAAGGATATGCCATCAAGAGAGGGATTTGACCTAATTGCAGAACACTTTAATCCAGGCGAACTTGCCCCTGTTCAAATCATCCTGCAAACAGACGGGAAAGAAAGTTCAGTTAAAACTGGTGTAGAAAAGCTGCCATACGTGGCACATGTCTCTGATCCAAATCAAGGAGCCCAGGATCAAAATATCGTTAGCTACAATGTGGAATTAGACGTTAATCCATACTCAAATGAAGCCATGGATTATATCCCTGACCTCCGTAAGAAGATTGAATCCATCATGAAAAATGATGGTATTGCTGATACTTCTAAAAAAGTTTGGATAGGTGGTCAAACTGCCGTACAATTTGATACCAGACAAACGACAACAGATGATGCATTTGTTATCATCCCCATTGTTATTGGTATCATTGCCTTACTATTATTAGTCTATCTTCGTTCAATTACTAGCATGCTTTATTTAATAGGAACAGTTCTGTTGTCATACTTCAGTGCGCTTGGCCTTGGTTGGGTCGTTCTGCATTATCTATTTGATGTAGACGCAATCCAAGGATTTATTCCTCTTTATTCCTTTGTATTTATTGTGGCATTAGGGGAGGATTACAACATCTTTATGATTTCGAGTATTTGGAAAAAGAGCAAGGAAATGCCACTGCTTCAAGCCATTAAAGAAGGGGTGGCTGAATCTGGTGCTGTAATTACCTCTGCGGGACTAATTCTCGCAGGAACTTTTGCCATTTTAACTACTCTGCCAATTCAAGTACTAGTCCACTTTGGCACGATCACAGCAATCGGTGTCTTGTTAGACACATTTATTGTTCGTCCATTACTAGTTCCTGCGCTTACTGTGCTCCTCGGAAAATGGGCATTCTGGCCCTCCAAGCGGAACTTGTTAGCAGTCGAACGGAACATAGAAAAATAA
- a CDS encoding cytochrome-c oxidase: protein MGVKFIKISVCYFVVGVCLGMYMSMTEKFDFRPVHVHINLLGWTAMTLAGLIYVAFPTAAETTLAKVHFWLHNIALPIMMIGLAFLVSGVKAAGPAVAVGGTLMVLGIILFAINILKNVKN from the coding sequence ATGGGCGTAAAGTTTATTAAAATATCTGTCTGTTATTTTGTTGTTGGGGTATGTTTAGGTATGTATATGTCAATGACTGAGAAGTTTGATTTTAGGCCTGTTCACGTCCATATTAATTTATTAGGTTGGACGGCCATGACTCTTGCTGGACTTATTTATGTAGCTTTTCCAACAGCGGCGGAAACAACTTTAGCGAAGGTTCACTTTTGGCTCCATAATATTGCATTGCCCATCATGATGATCGGGCTTGCCTTTTTAGTATCAGGAGTAAAGGCTGCAGGGCCAGCCGTTGCGGTCGGTGGCACCCTAATGGTATTAGGCATCATCCTCTTTGCCATTAACATCCTTAAGAATGTGAAGAACTAA
- a CDS encoding TetR/AcrR family transcriptional regulator translates to MSKMGKDFKHNDEINPKETYQIIIKTAERLFMEYGYRAVSTRQIADLCGISQPALYHHFKNKQTLYVAVIEHALHHTEKDLNGILTQFAAFDDRLAQITTYMMVHFEMDMSQMFHDMQHEISPEDQQRVHQLWVKGFLMPIVTMINDGVSNGEIKNPEEIDSTSTEMAFLILNIIKSILQPSNIGSLPKNEQTAMIKHKANLIVEIFLKGISR, encoded by the coding sequence ATGTCTAAAATGGGTAAAGATTTTAAGCATAATGATGAAATAAATCCTAAAGAAACCTATCAAATCATAATCAAAACAGCTGAGCGTTTATTTATGGAATATGGGTATCGCGCTGTATCCACAAGGCAAATTGCAGACCTATGCGGCATAAGCCAACCTGCTCTATACCATCACTTTAAAAACAAACAAACACTTTATGTGGCAGTGATCGAGCATGCACTCCATCACACTGAAAAGGATTTAAATGGGATCTTAACTCAATTTGCTGCCTTTGATGATAGACTCGCTCAAATTACCACCTACATGATGGTGCATTTTGAAATGGATATGTCACAAATGTTCCATGACATGCAGCATGAAATAAGCCCTGAAGATCAGCAACGAGTTCATCAATTGTGGGTAAAAGGGTTTCTAATGCCAATAGTTACAATGATTAATGATGGGGTCTCTAATGGAGAAATAAAAAATCCAGAAGAGATTGATTCAACTTCTACTGAGATGGCTTTTTTAATACTTAACATTATTAAATCCATTCTGCAGCCCTCAAACATTGGAAGCTTGCCAAAGAATGAACAAACCGCAATGATAAAGCATAAAGCCAATCTCATTGTTGAAATTTTTTTAAAAGGGATTAGTCGTTAA
- a CDS encoding TIGR03943 family protein codes for MIRSLILIGFTYFLFHLHITGDINKYINMKYSYLSATAGYALLVLTIVQIFMQNKDQSKEHECGHDHCGHNHAKEDKWYKKLFIYPIFIFPIISGLFFPIATLDSNIVKAKGFHFPIYDEGKGDSFMQQQFLRPDTSVYYGKEAYDALMKKEKKKYINKDTIVINDQNYLKAMETIYNYSGDFLGKEIEFKGFVFNDSETIEKNQLFVFRFGVIHCIADSGVFGMLVDMPKGTNLKNDEWIRVKGEVSTIYYQPFKMNIPYLKVKEWSKTTAPKEQYVFRGY; via the coding sequence ATGATAAGAAGTTTAATACTCATTGGATTTACTTATTTTTTATTTCATTTGCATATAACCGGAGATATTAATAAATATATTAATATGAAATATTCCTATTTATCTGCAACCGCAGGCTATGCCCTGTTGGTCTTAACAATTGTTCAAATATTTATGCAGAACAAGGACCAATCTAAAGAGCATGAGTGTGGCCATGATCATTGTGGACATAATCATGCTAAGGAAGATAAATGGTACAAAAAGCTTTTCATTTATCCTATCTTTATCTTCCCTATTATTTCGGGATTATTTTTCCCAATCGCAACGCTTGATAGTAATATTGTAAAGGCGAAAGGTTTCCACTTTCCTATTTATGATGAAGGGAAAGGGGATTCGTTCATGCAGCAGCAATTCTTACGTCCTGATACCAGTGTTTATTATGGGAAAGAAGCGTACGATGCGTTAATGAAAAAAGAAAAAAAGAAATATATTAACAAAGATACAATCGTTATAAATGATCAAAATTATTTAAAAGCAATGGAGACTATCTATAATTACTCGGGGGATTTCCTAGGGAAAGAAATTGAGTTCAAGGGCTTTGTTTTTAATGATAGTGAAACGATTGAAAAAAATCAGCTGTTTGTTTTCCGATTTGGAGTCATTCACTGTATTGCAGACTCAGGTGTGTTCGGGATGCTTGTTGACATGCCAAAGGGAACTAACCTCAAAAATGATGAGTGGATTCGTGTAAAAGGAGAAGTCTCAACGATTTATTATCAACCTTTTAAAATGAATATTCCTTATTTAAAGGTTAAAGAGTGGTCAAAGACCACGGCTCCAAAAGAACAATACGTTTTTAGAGGATATTAA
- a CDS encoding DUF445 domain-containing protein: MQKQKNKSQHLATISLAVMGVGFLATLPLQHSIWGMILQGGFEAGLVGGLADWFAVTALFRHPLGIPIPHTALLPKNRKRIIAGIISMLENDWLTKESIRSKIETIPFTEKLFALFQKEITSQGVKENLITLIQHFIMKVDSKKIAPMIEKEIKQHLIKLDSKDYLPLLIDQVMVRKYDEKTLDYILKEIDEWAQKDSTKYRLGGMAVDAVENIKADGFMQFALKSFSSLVNEEKLGNIIQNLILKGVDSYRDPFNQNRQSLISHIHTKLHSIKNDEQLYGELNNLKTHLIEKWEPQEQLTELLNQFQKKVLDFVSEPTFFDEYLLPLLKNSLNQIEANPEKVSQFEGWIKSQISNFVDKNHEKIGKLVEENLEKLDDKTLIKMVETNVGKDLQWIRVNGAVCGFLIGLVLVGIKAFF, translated from the coding sequence ATGCAAAAGCAGAAAAATAAATCACAGCATTTAGCAACAATTTCTCTTGCTGTGATGGGAGTAGGTTTTCTAGCTACCCTTCCATTACAGCATTCAATATGGGGTATGATTTTACAAGGAGGGTTTGAAGCGGGTCTTGTAGGTGGTTTGGCTGACTGGTTCGCAGTGACTGCTTTATTTCGGCACCCATTAGGTATTCCCATTCCACACACAGCACTTCTGCCAAAAAATCGAAAAAGAATTATTGCTGGAATAATCTCCATGCTAGAAAATGATTGGTTAACAAAAGAAAGTATCCGAAGTAAAATTGAGACCATTCCTTTTACTGAAAAATTATTTGCTCTTTTTCAAAAAGAAATTACTTCTCAAGGGGTTAAGGAAAATCTCATTACACTCATTCAGCATTTTATTATGAAAGTCGATAGTAAGAAAATAGCGCCAATGATTGAAAAAGAAATAAAGCAACATTTAATTAAATTAGATAGTAAGGACTATCTTCCACTTCTGATTGATCAAGTGATGGTCAGAAAATATGATGAAAAAACACTTGATTATATTCTAAAAGAAATCGACGAATGGGCTCAAAAGGATAGTACAAAATATAGGCTTGGCGGAATGGCAGTCGATGCCGTTGAAAATATTAAAGCAGATGGATTTATGCAGTTCGCTTTAAAATCCTTTAGCAGCCTTGTTAATGAAGAAAAGCTCGGTAATATTATTCAAAACCTTATTTTAAAAGGGGTTGATAGCTACCGTGACCCTTTTAATCAAAATAGACAATCATTAATCAGTCATATTCACACTAAACTGCATTCGATAAAAAATGATGAACAGTTGTATGGAGAACTAAATAATCTCAAAACACATCTAATTGAAAAATGGGAACCACAAGAACAATTAACTGAACTTCTAAATCAGTTTCAGAAAAAGGTACTTGATTTTGTTTCAGAACCTACCTTTTTCGATGAATACCTGCTTCCCCTTTTAAAAAATAGTCTTAATCAAATCGAAGCAAATCCTGAAAAAGTTAGTCAGTTTGAGGGTTGGATTAAGTCGCAAATTTCTAATTTTGTAGATAAAAATCACGAAAAAATTGGTAAGTTGGTAGAAGAAAACTTAGAAAAGCTCGATGATAAAACACTCATCAAAATGGTGGAAACAAATGTCGGAAAAGACCTTCAGTGGATCCGTGTAAACGGGGCTGTATGTGGGTTTCTAATCGGACTAGTATTAGTAGGAATTAAAGCCTTTTTCTAA
- the atpB gene encoding F0F1 ATP synthase subunit A — protein MEHTRPQISLFHLTFDLSILLTTTIVAIIVFLIAYLLTKNSSLHTPNKWQNLMEWILEFVKDIMNNSIGNSNNIFILSTGVVLLMYLLISNLLGVPFLIVTTEEHPVSWWKSPTADAHVTMTLAIMIIAYTHFIDIRMNGFKHFALSFFKPFTFFFPINAVEQLATTLTLGLRLFGNIYAGEILLALLANAVNHGFIVAALASIPMLIWQAFCIFIGAIQAYIFVTLTMVYIAHRLT, from the coding sequence CATACAAGACCACAAATATCGTTGTTTCATTTAACGTTTGATTTATCCATTCTACTTACCACAACTATTGTCGCTATAATTGTTTTCCTCATTGCCTATCTATTGACAAAAAATTCTTCCTTACACACTCCAAATAAATGGCAAAATCTCATGGAATGGATTTTAGAGTTTGTTAAGGATATTATGAATAACTCCATTGGAAACTCTAACAATATATTCATCTTATCCACTGGTGTAGTCTTACTAATGTATCTACTTATTTCAAATCTTTTAGGAGTACCATTTTTAATTGTTACTACTGAAGAACATCCTGTGTCTTGGTGGAAATCTCCTACTGCAGATGCACATGTAACCATGACCCTGGCTATAATGATAATTGCCTATACACATTTTATTGATATCCGTATGAATGGATTTAAACATTTTGCTCTTAGCTTTTTCAAACCCTTTACATTCTTTTTTCCTATCAATGCTGTAGAACAACTTGCAACAACCTTAACCTTAGGGTTACGTTTGTTTGGAAATATTTATGCAGGGGAAATCCTTCTTGCCCTGTTAGCAAATGCAGTAAATCATGGTTTTATTGTTGCTGCTCTGGCATCTATCCCTATGTTGATTTGGCAGGCATTTTGTATCTTTATTGGCGCCATACAGGCTTATATCTTTGTCACTCTGACAATGGTTTATATTGCTCACCGATTAACATAA